The DNA sequence GGTATCCGCTGGCATGGTCATCCTGGCTTGCGGGAGCAAGGCCGGTCTCGTAGTCGCCGAAGACTCGGGCGTGGCCAGTGAGAGAGAGCTATATAACGAGCTTCACCACGGGCCGGACTCCGTCAGCGGCTCACTCGCCGAAGAGCACAATAAGCGAGTAGTGATCATCGGTTCCGGAAATACCGCAGCCGACGCCGCCATAAAATTGAAGGCTGCCGAATGCCACTCGGTCAAGCTACTTACTGACAAAATTAAAATGCGCAACGAGTACAGCAAAATACTCGGGGACAACATCATCGATCACGTGAAAGTGACGGGTTTCACCGGCGTAGCGGGAACGGGAATTTCCAAGGTTCACTACCGGCGAGACGGGCACTCTGAAGACGAAACACCTATGGAGGTAGATTCGGTCTATGTCCTGACCGGAGGCCATCCGAACACCGGGTGGCTGAAAGGGGAACACCCCCTAAGAAAGAATGGAATTCTGACCGACCGATACCTGAGTGATGACCCTAAACTCATTTTCGAAACCAGTTTGCCCGGTGTTTTCGCGGTCGGTGATGTGCGGGTTAATTCGCAGCGGCGGGTCGGCCAGGCGGTCGGCCAAGGAGTGGCGGCAGTCGCCGCCATCTGGAATTACCTGGATGCGGCAGGAAATGACTGGAAGGAGATCCTCGTCGACTCCCACAGCCAGGCGTACCAGGATAGGGAAGCGGCAGACACACACTAGATCCCGAGAGGCACTGCGTCGGCCCAGGGCACTCCCGTACACCCTGCAGTCGACGCCGCCGGCCTGGCCGCAGGGGCAGGTGGTCGACCGCGGGGCCTACAGCACGCCGATGAGGGCGTTGTCCTCCCACTGGTCGACGACTTCGAGGTATCCGGCCAGCACCTTGGAGTGCGGGGCCCATCCGCCCTGCTTGGCGATGACGATCTGGTCGTGGCCCTTGAGCCGGGAGGACGTGGCGAGCCCGCGGCGCGGGGAATGTCCAGTGAAGCGGACCTCGATCCCCGCGCGTTCGCCGGCGCGGGTGACGACGTCGCCGATCGCCGCGGGCTGCAGCCCGCCCTCCAGGACGGTGTGCCAGCGGTTGTGCAGGCGGCGCCAGGCGTAGCCGTCCGGGTCGGTGAGGTCCGCGGCGTCCTTCCATGCCTGCCAGGCGCGGACCGGGCAGATCGACGGCCGGGAGCCGTAGGGGACGGGGACGATGCGGGGGCGGACCTTGGATACGCGCAGGTCGGCCTGGATGCCGCCGGGGGTCTCGGTGTAGTCGCGCACCCGGTTGAAGGCGAGTTCGTGCTCGCGGCCGGCGACGGCGAAGTGCATGAGCACCAGGGCGCGGTCGCGGATGCCCTGGAGGTTGTCGGGGCAGGCGGCGCTGATCTTCACCAGGTGCTCGACGAGCAGCGGCGGGGCCTGGCCCCGGCCGCGGGTCTCCCCCTTCTCCTCCATCTCCTTCACCAGCTGCTTGAGCCGGTTGCGGGCGAGCCGGGCGATTCCGTCCTCCAGCTTGACGCGGTGCTCGGCGCGGGCGGAGACGACGGTGCCGGAGATCCGCCGGTCGATGGTCGACGGCGCGGTGCACGTCCCCTTCTTTCCCCCGGGCTGGGTCCACAGCCACTCGACGAACATCACCAGCGTGCCGGGGGTGATGGCGAGCACGGGCACCCCGGAGTCGGCGCAGAACTTCGTCCAGCTCGCCCAGTCCTGGGCGTAGCTTCTGCGGGTGCTCGCCGGGCGGCCGTCGGCGATGGTGCGCACGGCCAGGTGGTCGATGTGCTCCAGCACGGCCCGGGTCGCTGTGTCGTACTCCTCGGGCCGGGCCGGCGCCGCCGGGATGACAACCGGTTCGAACGCCTTCTGACTGTCTGACATGATCCGCCCCGTTAACCGGATTTGAGCACTTCCATGGAACCTGGATATGGGGAGCTTATCCGGAGCCCATGCCGGTTCCGGGAGACAAGGCGCAGGAGCCTGCGCGTTGACCCTCATCATGCAGTGTCGGCAGAAGGCGGAGCGGACTGCTGGTCCACGACGGTGTCCTCACCCTCCGGCTGAGCCGGGCACGGCAGTGTGAGCGTGATAGGCGTGCGCGGCGCCATGGCCATATGGCCACGTGCGACGACGGTGTCCCGGAAGACCGCCTCCAGCGTGGCAGCGTCCGCCGGCTGAACCGCGGCATGGCCAGAGATCACGCCGCGCAGGAACCAGCGCGGTCCGTCCGCGCCAACGAAACGCACGACCTGCACGCCAGCCCGGCCGTCCGGGAGTTGCACAGGCACCTGAGCCCTCAGCTCCCAGCCGAGCGGGCCCTTGACCTCGTCGACAACGCCGCCCTCGGCGCGCACGGAGGTTGCGATCTCGGAGCGCACTTCGTTCCAGATACCTTCTGACTTCGGCGCCGCGAAGGCCTGCAGTTGGATAGCGCTGTCCCGTAGCACAACGGTGGCGGCCACGATGTCCTCGACTGTTCTCTCGACTTGCAACTCCATGTCCTCGGCTAGCGGCACAAAGAGTCCGCCCAGGTCGATTCGTCCCCAGTCGAGATCCGTGACGTCACTGACGTCCCACGGGCCGGCCAGTGATGCTTTGGTCGGGATCGTTTCGGCCGCGAGCACGGGCGCTGCGGGTCTTGGTGCAGGTTTTCCCATGTAATGGGCCTCGTACTGCTGCAACAGCGGCTTCGGGTCGACATGGACCGCGCGTGCGAGCGTACGGATGTGGCCGCGGGCATAGACGTGACCTCCACAGGGGGTGAAGTCGTCCTGCTCGATCGCGTGGACGATGGCCGTGCGCACTCGGGTGGCGCTGCCGACGTCCTCGACGGTTAGTCCGGCGCTCATGCGCGCCTGGCGCAGGGTGCGGCCGATGGACAGTTCCGGTGGCGACGCGTCGGCAAGGGTCCACTGTCGGTTGACGCGGATGCGCTCGATGTTGTTGGGCAGGATCGTCATGGCGTCGATTAACGCCTGGTCCAGCATCCCAGCGTTCAGGCCGATCGTGCCGTCAAGGTTCGCGCCGGAGAGGCGGGCTCCGTGCAGTCGTGCCGCGTGAAGATCGGCGCCACGCAGGTCGGCCTGCTCCAGGTCGGCCAGGTTTAGGACGGTGCCTCGAAGCACTGCTCCGGCCAGTGGCGCCGCGGAAAGGTTGCCACCGGTCAGGTCAGTGTTGGTCAGGTCGACCGTCGTGTTGAGGTGGGCGGGATGCTCTCGGATCGTTTGGAGTGCTGCTTGATGGGCGGGAGTGGGTGCAAGGTTTTGGTGGGCGGGTCGGGTGCGGCGTAGGTATGCGCACAAGATGCTGACGATCTGCGCCGCTGTGTGAGGCAGTTCCTTCATCGTGGCGGCCAGATCCCGCACCGCGTGCAACTGCTCCTGGGCGTCGTGGGCGCGTAGTCGACGGGCTTGGGCTGCCACCAACAGCTCCGGGGGCTGGGCGACTGGTGTTGCGTCGTTGGTAACGCC is a window from the Streptomyces sp. NBC_00576 genome containing:
- a CDS encoding NAD(P)/FAD-dependent oxidoreductase; its protein translation is MLLTDNGDDREAFEGLPQIHVSDLEKGIEGRFFKWHPRDSEISLVGPSNTPDAEVLRDILFVHGVPYTWDDRAEGCNRNIRFTTTDGQHKDELATVGNICAALNILPVEDDATIGSLHYDLVIVGAGPAGMSAAVSANEINLKTLLMEEKQPGGQALLATNVIRNYLGFPRGLTGAKFLKAAAGHVRSCVHVDVCLHMSATSLTPNGKRYTIGVACADGVTSVSAGMVILACGSKAGLVVAEDSGVASERELYNELHHGPDSVSGSLAEEHNKRVVIIGSGNTAADAAIKLKAAECHSVKLLTDKIKMRNEYSKILGDNIIDHVKVTGFTGVAGTGISKVHYRRDGHSEDETPMEVDSVYVLTGGHPNTGWLKGEHPLRKNGILTDRYLSDDPKLIFETSLPGVFAVGDVRVNSQRRVGQAVGQGVAAVAAIWNYLDAAGNDWKEILVDSHSQAYQDREAADTH
- a CDS encoding integrase; translation: MSDSQKAFEPVVIPAAPARPEEYDTATRAVLEHIDHLAVRTIADGRPASTRRSYAQDWASWTKFCADSGVPVLAITPGTLVMFVEWLWTQPGGKKGTCTAPSTIDRRISGTVVSARAEHRVKLEDGIARLARNRLKQLVKEMEEKGETRGRGQAPPLLVEHLVKISAACPDNLQGIRDRALVLMHFAVAGREHELAFNRVRDYTETPGGIQADLRVSKVRPRIVPVPYGSRPSICPVRAWQAWKDAADLTDPDGYAWRRLHNRWHTVLEGGLQPAAIGDVVTRAGERAGIEVRFTGHSPRRGLATSSRLKGHDQIVIAKQGGWAPHSKVLAGYLEVVDQWEDNALIGVL